From a single Desulfobacterales bacterium genomic region:
- a CDS encoding acetate--CoA ligase family protein: MFNNLDAIFSPTSVAVIGASATPGKVGHDIFANILRGGFTGTLYPVNPKAKSILSVRAYSGIRDIPDAVDLGMIILPPRAALAATQEAIEKGVKGIVIVSAGFREVGEAGRKIEEQIVAVCREAGVRVVGPNCLGVINPTPAVRLNASFSARMPQAGNISFISQSGALCTAVLDFAADRDFGFSKFISIGNKADVDELDLLHYLHMDSDTEVIMIYLEELRRGPEFIQAVKEITSGDMHPTPVLVIKSGRTNEGAMAAASHTGSLAGSEAVYNALFKQSGIIRVDTIDELFDFATAFSYKNESALGKRRRKVPPGNRVAIVTNAGGPGIVATDMTVSTGLKLARFEEETIKTLASHLPETANLHNPVDVIGDAAQDRYENALDAVLKDQGVDGALVILTPQSMTNALGTAEAISRVARRSHKPVLCCFMGIVDVSAGVKYLQAHGIPVYRFPENAAKAFSALYRYSQWMNRQILAPLKLDYDKARAAALIEENLSAGKTYLGENGGLDLLACYGFSVLPTRLAQTAAEAAEHARRIGYPVVMKIVSPQIVHKSDAGGVRVGLTTEDEVQEAFDDIIAKARAYTSAAEIEGVLIQQMAPKGEETIMGMMRYPVFGPLLMFGMGGIFVEVFQDVVFRLAPVGRNEANRMIREIKGYKLFQGFRGRPLADVEKIVELLVRLSEMVIHHPEIQELDINPLLLHEKGHGATVADCRIILKRNE, translated from the coding sequence ATGTTCAATAACCTGGATGCCATCTTTTCGCCCACATCCGTTGCCGTAATCGGCGCGTCGGCCACCCCCGGAAAAGTCGGCCATGATATTTTTGCAAACATTTTGCGGGGCGGTTTTACCGGTACGTTGTATCCGGTTAATCCGAAGGCCAAATCGATTTTAAGCGTGCGGGCCTATTCCGGGATACGCGATATTCCCGATGCGGTGGATCTGGGCATGATCATCTTGCCGCCTCGGGCCGCATTGGCGGCGACCCAGGAGGCCATCGAAAAAGGGGTTAAGGGAATCGTCATTGTGTCGGCCGGGTTTCGGGAGGTGGGTGAAGCGGGCCGGAAAATCGAGGAGCAAATTGTGGCCGTTTGCCGGGAGGCGGGCGTTCGGGTGGTGGGGCCCAATTGCCTGGGGGTGATCAACCCCACCCCGGCGGTCCGGCTCAATGCCAGCTTTTCCGCCCGCATGCCCCAGGCGGGAAATATCTCCTTTATCTCCCAGAGCGGTGCCCTGTGCACGGCGGTGCTCGATTTTGCCGCGGACCGGGATTTTGGTTTTTCAAAATTCATTTCCATCGGAAACAAGGCCGATGTCGATGAACTGGACCTGCTGCATTATCTTCACATGGATTCGGATACGGAAGTGATCATGATCTATCTGGAAGAATTGCGGCGGGGTCCTGAGTTTATTCAGGCGGTCAAGGAAATTACCTCGGGAGATATGCACCCGACCCCGGTTCTGGTGATTAAATCCGGCCGGACCAACGAGGGCGCCATGGCGGCCGCCTCCCATACCGGTTCTCTGGCCGGCTCCGAGGCTGTATATAACGCGCTTTTCAAGCAATCCGGCATCATTCGGGTCGATACCATTGATGAGTTATTCGATTTCGCCACGGCGTTTTCCTATAAAAACGAAAGCGCGCTGGGAAAGAGACGGCGCAAGGTGCCCCCCGGCAACCGGGTGGCCATCGTCACCAATGCGGGCGGGCCGGGCATTGTGGCCACCGACATGACGGTTTCAACGGGGCTTAAACTCGCCCGGTTTGAGGAAGAGACCATTAAGACGCTGGCAAGTCACTTGCCCGAAACGGCCAATCTTCATAACCCCGTGGATGTTATCGGCGATGCGGCCCAGGACCGGTATGAAAATGCGCTGGACGCAGTGCTCAAAGATCAGGGCGTGGACGGCGCCCTGGTGATTTTAACGCCGCAGTCCATGACCAACGCGCTTGGAACGGCTGAAGCCATCAGCCGGGTGGCCCGCCGCTCTCACAAGCCGGTGTTGTGTTGTTTTATGGGGATTGTTGATGTGTCGGCCGGCGTAAAATATCTGCAGGCGCACGGTATTCCGGTGTATAGATTTCCGGAAAACGCCGCCAAAGCCTTTAGCGCCCTATATCGGTATTCCCAATGGATGAACCGCCAGATTTTGGCTCCCCTTAAATTGGATTATGACAAGGCACGCGCTGCAGCATTGATTGAAGAGAATCTTTCGGCCGGAAAGACCTATCTGGGGGAAAACGGAGGACTGGATCTGCTCGCCTGCTACGGATTTAGCGTATTGCCGACCCGGTTGGCGCAGACGGCGGCCGAGGCGGCTGAACATGCCCGGCGCATTGGGTATCCGGTCGTAATGAAAATCGTATCCCCGCAAATCGTTCATAAATCCGATGCCGGGGGCGTCCGGGTGGGCCTGACAACTGAAGATGAGGTCCAAGAGGCGTTTGATGACATTATCGCCAAGGCCAGAGCTTATACCAGCGCCGCAGAAATCGAAGGGGTCCTCATTCAGCAGATGGCGCCCAAGGGCGAGGAGACCATCATGGGCATGATGCGCTATCCCGTGTTCGGTCCGCTGCTGATGTTCGGAATGGGCGGAATTTTTGTCGAAGTCTTTCAGGATGTCGTCTTTCGATTGGCGCCGGTGGGGCGAAACGAAGCGAACCGAATGATTCGGGAGATAAAGGGATATAAGCTCTTTCAGGGTTTCCGGGGGAGGCCCCTTGCGGATGTGGAAAAGATCGTGGAACTGTTGGTGCGATTGTCCGAAATGGTGATTCACCACCCCGAGATTCAGGAACTAGATATCAACCCGTTATTGCTGCATGAAAAAGGACACGGCGCCACCGTAGCGGATTGCCGGATTATTTTGAAACGCAATGAATGA
- a CDS encoding radical SAM protein produces MARKPQIHRNYRTKPVNETLTALVADESGNIIELEGFGAVGMAGDALTPLFSRETLTMPHGGELMFLPDRVPILQDLATGQLAAVPENPYQPGERIFPVAGFNSPGYVHTCAPAYEERPNANPLPLFAYGAVGWHKGEFRSAVFQIDREPRQDLRRMPMAAVRKGVTALRKKLPQNRLRNHLEKCALTYGCPAAKNFFVGRCEAPLPTSPHCNARCLGCLSLQRVGNISHCQDRIAFMPSPKEIAEIALTHLEKVPDGVVSFGQGCEGEPLLAAEVIAPAIGLIRERTDRGTINLNTNGSLPKVLATLFDAGLDSIRVSLNSLRAACYAAYFRPMGYRFSNVLESISHGIAQNRHVAINYLNMAGFTDTPEEKAALMEFLETHAINQIQWRNLNFDPLQYWRVMAAAERHSPPEGMKQLVNAVKLAFPRVHHGYFNPYVSKFKA; encoded by the coding sequence ATGGCCAGAAAACCACAAATTCATCGAAATTATCGAACCAAGCCCGTCAATGAGACGCTTACTGCGCTGGTGGCGGATGAAAGCGGGAACATCATTGAACTGGAAGGGTTCGGCGCGGTCGGCATGGCGGGCGATGCGCTGACACCGCTTTTTTCCCGCGAAACCCTGACGATGCCGCATGGCGGTGAGCTGATGTTTCTTCCGGACCGCGTGCCGATTCTGCAGGATCTGGCCACCGGGCAATTGGCGGCAGTGCCGGAAAACCCCTATCAGCCCGGAGAGCGGATTTTTCCGGTGGCCGGGTTTAACTCCCCGGGGTATGTTCACACCTGCGCGCCCGCCTATGAGGAAAGGCCGAACGCCAACCCGTTGCCCCTGTTTGCCTATGGTGCGGTCGGGTGGCACAAGGGAGAATTTAGAAGCGCCGTATTTCAGATCGACCGGGAACCACGCCAGGATCTTCGCCGAATGCCGATGGCCGCGGTGCGCAAGGGCGTAACCGCCTTAAGGAAAAAATTGCCTCAAAACCGGCTGCGAAACCATCTTGAAAAATGCGCCCTAACCTATGGGTGCCCGGCCGCCAAAAACTTTTTTGTCGGCCGTTGCGAAGCACCGCTTCCCACCTCGCCGCATTGCAATGCCCGGTGCCTGGGCTGCCTGTCCCTTCAGCGGGTTGGAAATATCTCCCATTGTCAGGATCGGATTGCCTTTATGCCGTCCCCGAAGGAAATCGCGGAAATTGCCCTGACCCATCTGGAAAAGGTGCCGGACGGAGTGGTCAGCTTCGGTCAGGGCTGCGAAGGAGAGCCTCTGTTGGCGGCCGAAGTGATTGCACCGGCGATTGGTCTTATTCGAGAGCGCACTGATCGCGGCACGATCAACCTCAATACCAACGGTAGCCTGCCAAAGGTTCTGGCCACGCTGTTCGATGCGGGCTTGGACAGTATTCGGGTCAGCCTCAACAGCCTGCGGGCAGCCTGTTATGCGGCCTATTTCAGGCCCATGGGCTATCGATTTTCAAATGTGCTTGAAAGTATTTCGCACGGCATTGCGCAAAACCGGCATGTTGCCATCAACTATCTCAACATGGCCGGCTTTACGGATACCCCCGAAGAAAAAGCGGCGCTCATGGAATTTCTTGAAACCCATGCGATTAACCAGATTCAATGGCGAAACCTGAATTTTGACCCGTTACAATATTGGCGCGTAATGGCGGCCGCGGAACGCCACAGTCCGCCCGAAGGCATGAAGCAGCTGGTGAATGCGGTAAAGCTTGCGTTTCCGAGGGTTCATCACGGGTATTTCAATCCGTATGTGTCGAAATTCAAGGCCTAA
- a CDS encoding phenylacetate--CoA ligase gives MIWNEEFETLPREALEALQLKRLKKLVARMYDAVPPYRKKMEAAGVVPQDVQTLADLAKLPFTTKDDLRDNYPFGLFAVPMAEVVRVHGSSGTTGKPVVVGYTRKDIDTWSELVARCLAASGATARDVIHVSYGYGLFTGGLGAHYGGEKLGATVIPMSGGNTKKQIMIMQDFGSSVLMCTPSYALNIAEVMEEMGVDPKSLNLRVGVFGAEPWSENMREEIERRLGLSALDIFGMSELIGPGVANECIEEKHGLHVFEDHFIPEIIDPATGKVLPAGEKGELVVTTLTKEAFPIIRYRSKDITRIITEPCSCGRTFHRIERLSGRTDDMLIIRGVNVFPSQVEHVLMSIDEVDPHYMLIVDRVGALDILEVQVEINEKIFSDEVKKLEGISLRIQNEIKEYLGVSCKVKLVEPKTIQRSEGKAQRVIDKRKI, from the coding sequence ATGATTTGGAATGAGGAATTCGAAACACTGCCCAGAGAAGCATTGGAAGCGCTTCAACTGAAGAGACTGAAAAAACTGGTTGCCCGTATGTATGACGCCGTGCCGCCCTATCGAAAAAAAATGGAAGCAGCCGGCGTAGTGCCGCAGGATGTGCAAACGCTGGCGGACCTGGCAAAGCTTCCTTTTACCACCAAAGATGACTTAAGGGATAATTATCCGTTCGGGCTTTTCGCGGTTCCCATGGCTGAGGTGGTTCGGGTGCATGGGTCATCGGGAACCACCGGAAAACCGGTTGTGGTGGGCTATACACGAAAAGATATTGATACCTGGTCTGAGTTGGTGGCAAGGTGCCTGGCCGCCAGCGGGGCAACCGCCCGGGACGTGATTCACGTATCCTATGGGTACGGCCTGTTTACCGGCGGGTTGGGCGCCCATTACGGCGGAGAAAAACTAGGGGCTACCGTGATTCCTATGTCCGGCGGGAATACCAAGAAACAGATCATGATCATGCAGGATTTCGGCTCGTCCGTTTTGATGTGTACGCCATCTTACGCGCTGAATATCGCCGAGGTGATGGAGGAAATGGGAGTTGATCCCAAATCGCTCAATCTCCGAGTCGGTGTCTTCGGCGCCGAACCCTGGAGCGAAAACATGCGCGAGGAGATAGAGCGCAGACTCGGTCTCAGTGCGCTTGATATCTTTGGTATGAGCGAGCTGATCGGTCCGGGCGTGGCCAACGAATGCATCGAGGAAAAACACGGGCTGCATGTGTTTGAAGATCATTTCATTCCCGAGATCATTGATCCGGCAACGGGTAAGGTGCTGCCTGCGGGAGAAAAAGGGGAATTGGTTGTTACCACGCTGACCAAAGAAGCGTTTCCGATTATTCGTTACCGGAGCAAGGATATCACGCGAATCATTACGGAGCCGTGCAGTTGCGGGCGAACATTCCATCGCATTGAGCGGCTCAGCGGTCGGACCGATGATATGCTGATCATTCGGGGCGTCAATGTTTTTCCGTCCCAGGTGGAACATGTCCTGATGAGCATTGATGAAGTGGACCCCCATTACATGTTGATCGTGGACCGGGTGGGGGCGTTGGATATTCTGGAAGTTCAGGTGGAAATCAACGAGAAGATCTTTTCAGACGAAGTCAAAAAACTCGAAGGCATCAGTCTTCGAATTCAGAACGAGATCAAAGAATACCTGGGCGTATCCTGCAAGGTGAAACTGGTTGAGCCAAAGACTATTCAGCGCAGCGAAGGCAAAGCGCAGCGCGTGATCGACAAACGGAAAATATAA
- a CDS encoding amino acid-binding protein: MKVEQLSVFIENKSGRLAEVTNVLAKGGLNIRALSLADTADFGVLRLIVNDSARAKAVLTAAGFTATVTEVLALAVPDRPGGLAGILGNLAAKGINVEYLYAFVSKSGENAFIICRFENINAARNVLQQDGVQILNESDIQAL; the protein is encoded by the coding sequence ATGAAAGTTGAACAGTTATCCGTTTTTATAGAAAATAAATCCGGAAGATTGGCGGAAGTCACGAACGTGCTGGCAAAAGGCGGATTGAACATTCGGGCCTTGTCCTTGGCGGATACGGCGGATTTCGGTGTATTGCGGTTGATCGTGAATGATTCCGCCAGGGCAAAGGCGGTATTGACTGCCGCCGGGTTTACCGCGACCGTGACCGAAGTGCTGGCTCTGGCTGTGCCGGACAGGCCGGGCGGCCTGGCGGGAATTCTCGGGAATTTGGCGGCCAAAGGCATCAATGTTGAATATCTGTATGCCTTTGTTTCCAAAAGCGGCGAAAATGCATTTATTATTTGCCGGTTTGAAAACATAAACGCAGCCAGAAACGTACTTCAGCAAGACGGAGTTCAAATCCTGAATGAAAGCGATATTCAGGCGCTGTAA
- a CDS encoding TRAP transporter large permease subunit, whose product MEMSHLIILLILLGSMAAYVPVFMCLFFTAVLSFLFFTDMPLLLLAQTLFRSLDAFALVVVLFFILCGNIMTAGSIVEKLIKVANALVSWLPGGLGMAGVLACGLFGAISGSAVATVVALGGFMIPALLENGYDEKYTLGLMTTSPNLGVIIPPSIGMILYSMISNVSLEGLFMTGFLPGILIMLFTCIYTYVICRKQTNLVRKPIPTTRELLTIIKEGFWSLMLPVIIFGGIFSGAFTANEAAVVACVYAFIVELFIHRSMKLSAVKKVTISSAVTSASLLIIVAGATCFGRLLTLQNIPGVLTEAVMSSIQSPFMFLLAMNILLLIVGMFMDIISATLILGPVFLPMLYAFHVDPMRFGLIMTVNLAIGYCTPPMGVSLYITGAMANRSLIYVSKAVIPFVIIQISVLLMLTYMPDTFLWLPKAFGFYQP is encoded by the coding sequence ATGGAAATGAGTCATCTCATTATCCTTTTAATTCTTCTGGGAAGCATGGCCGCCTATGTTCCGGTCTTCATGTGCCTTTTCTTTACCGCAGTGTTAAGCTTTCTATTTTTCACCGACATGCCGCTTCTATTGCTGGCGCAAACCCTGTTTAGAAGTCTCGATGCCTTTGCCCTGGTGGTGGTGCTCTTTTTTATTTTATGCGGTAATATCATGACCGCAGGCTCCATTGTGGAAAAACTCATCAAAGTGGCCAACGCCCTGGTCAGTTGGCTCCCGGGCGGACTTGGCATGGCCGGCGTTTTGGCCTGCGGGTTGTTCGGCGCGATTTCGGGCTCCGCTGTCGCTACCGTTGTGGCCCTGGGCGGGTTCATGATTCCGGCATTGCTGGAAAACGGCTATGATGAAAAATACACGCTGGGACTCATGACCACATCGCCCAACCTCGGCGTCATTATTCCGCCCAGCATCGGTATGATTCTTTACAGCATGATCAGCAATGTTTCCCTGGAAGGGCTTTTTATGACCGGCTTTTTACCCGGCATTCTGATCATGCTCTTTACCTGCATCTACACGTACGTTATCTGCCGCAAACAAACCAATCTCGTCCGCAAGCCCATCCCCACCACACGAGAACTTCTTACCATTATAAAAGAGGGATTCTGGTCACTGATGCTGCCGGTCATCATTTTCGGCGGCATTTTCTCGGGTGCCTTTACCGCCAATGAAGCTGCGGTTGTGGCCTGCGTATATGCATTTATCGTAGAGCTTTTCATTCATCGGTCCATGAAACTGAGCGCCGTTAAAAAAGTCACGATCAGCTCAGCGGTCACCTCCGCTTCCTTGTTGATCATCGTGGCCGGCGCCACCTGCTTCGGCCGGCTGCTGACACTGCAAAACATTCCCGGCGTCCTGACCGAAGCCGTTATGTCCAGCATTCAGTCGCCGTTCATGTTTCTGCTGGCCATGAATATTCTGCTGCTCATTGTCGGCATGTTTATGGATATCATTTCCGCCACATTGATCTTGGGACCGGTCTTTTTACCCATGCTCTATGCGTTTCATGTCGACCCCATGCGTTTTGGCCTGATTATGACGGTAAACCTTGCGATCGGCTACTGCACCCCTCCCATGGGCGTCAGCCTCTACATCACCGGCGCCATGGCCAACCGAAGCCTGATCTATGTATCCAAGGCCGTCATTCCCTTTGTGATCATTCAAATCAGCGTATTGTTGATGCTTACCTACATGCCGGACACTTTCTTGTGGCTGCCGAAAGCATTCGGCTTTTATCAGCCATAA
- a CDS encoding TRAP transporter small permease produces MFGKILAFLDKGLTFFEDWTLFLTVIIALIAMFFNVVLRYAFNYSLAWSEELVRLVIIYTTLIGCSSAIKNRSMIKIDALVQLAPKLKTTLTYFSNLATLIFAGMMIYYGWKMAAMQAMTHQKTIIMEIPLVILYAFLPLMGVLIFVRTIHIIYLDSCELRASKKATAVS; encoded by the coding sequence ATGTTCGGAAAGATTTTGGCTTTTTTAGACAAAGGATTGACTTTTTTTGAGGACTGGACCCTCTTTTTGACCGTCATCATCGCGCTGATCGCCATGTTTTTTAACGTGGTGCTGCGGTACGCGTTTAACTACTCTCTGGCATGGTCCGAAGAACTGGTTCGGCTCGTTATCATTTATACCACCCTTATCGGATGCAGCAGCGCGATTAAAAATCGTTCCATGATTAAAATTGACGCCCTGGTCCAACTGGCGCCAAAACTGAAAACCACTTTAACCTACTTCAGCAACCTGGCCACGCTGATTTTCGCCGGTATGATGATTTATTACGGATGGAAAATGGCCGCGATGCAGGCCATGACACATCAAAAAACCATCATTATGGAAATTCCACTGGTCATTTTGTATGCTTTTCTCCCCCTGATGGGCGTATTGATATTCGTTCGCACCATTCACATTATTTACCTGGACTCTTGCGAACTGAGGGCCTCAAAAAAGGCGACCGCCGTATCTTGA
- a CDS encoding TRAP transporter substrate-binding protein, with amino-acid sequence MNRKRLSIVALCCLFSLLLSGISFAAAPPSLDAWKPSFDPSGAKYRCIVSNVSHPVIKGVYAGFAIRDELWKRTNGQIYLDFKPFSMLGGEVEVLNQLQMGAIQGMGCSSVAATNLGPRFGLINLPFLVDSFDKLDKFIAGGKLFDHFMMAMDHQGITGLDITGYGNYGWATTTPVKTIEDAKKVKFRIAEAAVNKLLYQQWGFNPVVMPWPDVPVALKQGVITGLDHTPTVCNITKKFEVAKYFTQINYAQGLFIWIFNKEWLNSLPADLQTTFKAVVKDVCAQIRKETVTQENEEITKAKAAGIEFFQLPEEEMARLKKQGDAAHQQYAAEINALNDNDTYKPSDFLKEVQDYIGYKP; translated from the coding sequence ATGAATAGGAAACGACTTTCGATTGTAGCCCTATGTTGCCTTTTTAGCCTCTTGCTTAGCGGAATTTCTTTCGCCGCAGCCCCCCCGTCATTGGATGCGTGGAAACCGAGTTTTGATCCATCCGGAGCCAAATACCGTTGCATCGTTTCCAATGTGTCCCACCCGGTTATCAAAGGTGTTTATGCCGGCTTTGCCATACGCGATGAGCTATGGAAACGCACCAACGGTCAAATCTATCTCGACTTTAAGCCGTTTTCCATGCTCGGCGGCGAGGTGGAAGTGCTCAACCAGCTGCAGATGGGCGCCATTCAGGGCATGGGGTGCAGCTCTGTTGCCGCCACCAACCTGGGACCACGCTTCGGGTTGATCAATCTCCCCTTTTTAGTCGACTCCTTTGATAAGCTGGATAAATTCATTGCCGGCGGAAAGCTGTTCGACCATTTCATGATGGCAATGGATCATCAAGGGATCACCGGCCTCGATATCACCGGTTACGGCAATTATGGATGGGCCACCACCACGCCGGTTAAAACCATCGAGGACGCCAAGAAGGTTAAATTTCGGATCGCTGAAGCAGCCGTCAACAAGCTTCTATATCAGCAATGGGGCTTTAACCCCGTGGTTATGCCGTGGCCGGATGTACCGGTTGCGTTAAAACAAGGGGTTATCACCGGTCTCGACCATACCCCGACGGTGTGTAATATTACCAAAAAATTCGAGGTCGCCAAATACTTCACGCAGATCAACTATGCGCAAGGGCTTTTTATCTGGATTTTCAACAAGGAATGGCTTAATTCCCTGCCGGCGGATCTGCAAACCACGTTTAAAGCCGTCGTAAAAGATGTCTGCGCACAGATTCGAAAAGAAACCGTGACACAGGAAAACGAAGAAATCACCAAAGCCAAAGCTGCCGGCATAGAATTTTTTCAACTGCCAGAGGAAGAAATGGCGCGCCTGAAAAAGCAAGGCGATGCCGCACACCAGCAATATGCCGCTGAAATCAATGCGCTCAATGACAACGATACCTATAAGCCGTCGGATTTTCTGAAAGAAGTACAGGACTATATCGGGTATAAACCCTGA
- a CDS encoding sigma-54 dependent transcriptional regulator, translating into MNKILVVDDDINILKVIKLRLEADGYEVDTAMQAKQALKQAEDASYDMALVDLKLGKTDGIALMEALHQLSPALPVIILTAHGSIDSAVDAMKKGATSYITKPFDYQELHGKIKDCLEKNELSREIDRLRNLIGQRYGFDNIIGRSEKMQRVLEKVALAAQSDSTVYIEGESGTGKELIAKALHVAGPRKDKRFVAVNCAAIPETLLESELFGYEKGAFTGAVGSKQGLFARAQDGTFFMDEISEMPLSMQPKLLRVIQEKEVLPVGSTLPFKLNVRLIASSNRNLEEAVRKGLFREDLFYRIHVIVIHLPPLRERKEDIPLLCDFFLKKFTGNGPKKIKGMSPSALQKMIQYDWPGNVRELENSIESAVAMTTREVITEEFMLQSRNIKPSEIQPYKMAKANFEKNYLLQLIEKAEGNMSRAAEISGKFRADLYELFKKHNLTPADYRRS; encoded by the coding sequence ATGAACAAGATACTTGTGGTTGATGATGACATCAATATTCTTAAGGTCATCAAATTGCGATTGGAAGCCGATGGCTATGAAGTGGACACGGCCATGCAAGCCAAGCAGGCGCTCAAGCAGGCCGAGGACGCGTCTTATGATATGGCGCTGGTGGATCTAAAACTGGGCAAAACAGACGGAATTGCACTTATGGAAGCACTTCACCAACTTAGTCCGGCATTGCCCGTCATCATCCTCACGGCTCACGGCAGTATCGATAGCGCCGTGGATGCCATGAAAAAAGGGGCAACCAGTTATATTACCAAGCCGTTTGATTATCAGGAGTTACACGGAAAAATAAAAGATTGCCTTGAAAAAAACGAATTGAGCCGGGAAATCGACCGGCTTCGCAACCTTATCGGGCAGCGTTACGGATTTGACAATATCATCGGTCGAAGTGAAAAAATGCAGCGCGTGCTGGAAAAAGTGGCCCTGGCTGCTCAATCGGATTCAACGGTTTATATCGAGGGAGAAAGCGGAACCGGCAAGGAATTGATCGCCAAAGCCCTGCATGTGGCCGGGCCCAGAAAGGATAAACGCTTTGTAGCGGTCAATTGCGCCGCCATTCCCGAAACACTTCTGGAAAGCGAACTGTTCGGTTACGAAAAAGGCGCGTTTACCGGTGCGGTCGGCAGCAAGCAAGGGTTGTTTGCCCGGGCGCAGGACGGCACCTTTTTCATGGATGAGATATCGGAAATGCCTTTGTCCATGCAACCCAAGCTGCTGCGGGTCATTCAGGAAAAAGAAGTATTGCCGGTGGGAAGCACGCTTCCCTTTAAACTCAATGTGCGCCTGATCGCCTCCTCCAACAGAAATCTTGAGGAAGCCGTTCGGAAGGGGCTTTTCCGAGAAGATCTTTTCTACCGGATTCATGTCATTGTGATCCACCTGCCGCCGCTCAGGGAACGGAAAGAAGATATTCCGCTGTTATGTGATTTCTTTTTAAAAAAATTCACCGGAAACGGACCCAAGAAAATTAAGGGAATGTCCCCTTCCGCGCTGCAAAAAATGATTCAATACGACTGGCCAGGAAACGTACGGGAGTTGGAAAATTCAATAGAGAGTGCGGTCGCCATGACCACAAGGGAAGTCATTACCGAAGAGTTTATGCTTCAGTCCCGCAACATCAAACCCAGCGAAATTCAGCCTTATAAAATGGCCAAAGCCAACTTTGAAAAAAACTATTTGCTTCAACTGATTGAGAAAGCCGAGGGAAATATGAGCAGGGCTGCTGAAATTTCCGGAAAATTCAGGGCCGATCTTTATGAGCTTTTCAAAAAGCACAACCTGACCCCGGCGGATTACAGAAGATCCTGA